Sequence from the Bubalus kerabau isolate K-KA32 ecotype Philippines breed swamp buffalo chromosome 17, PCC_UOA_SB_1v2, whole genome shotgun sequence genome:
TGGGGCCTGAAGCCTGTGGTGGTTATCACTCCGTGCTCCACCACACAAcgcgccccccccgccccccgcccagtGTGAGGCACTCCATGCTCCACTGCACGCCGCCCCCTGCTGAGTGTGAGAGGGGTGTCGGGGCCTGAAGCCTGTGGTGCTCCTCACTCTGTgcactccccccccaccccccgtgcTGGGGAGCTCTACCTCGAGGCGGGCGTCTGCCCGCAGCACGGTCCTTTCTCTCCTCAGTGTACCGCCTTAAGTTCAAGGAGAGCTTTGCCGAGATGAATAGGAGCACAAACGAGTGGAAGACGGTGGTGGGCGCGGCCATGTTCTTCATCGGCTTCACCGCGCTCCTCCTCATCTGGGAGAAGCACTATGGTGAGTGGGGCGGTGCGTCACACAGACAGGCTCTGCCATCTGGGCTCCATCCTGGAGTGTTCACCAGCTTTGGGAGGCTGGCTCGTGTGAACTCAAGGGGTGTGCCCTGCGGCTGATTGATCCTGAACGGGCCACGCTTGGTTGTCCAGCCCAGCACATTTCCAGTGGCTCATCTACTTGGCGGTCAGGTGTCAAGGAGAAGGTGTGGTGGAAGTTAGACTGAAGAGGAGGACACTCTTACCATCGGGGGCTGTTTGGGCTGCAGGGACTGCAGCTCGAGTCACCAGAGGTCTGGGTCTTCAGACCTAGCAGCTTCTGCTCGGCCGGCGGCGGGGCCGCCTGCTGGTTCTGGTGCTGCCTGTCCTGTGTTCTCTGTTCTGTGGGGTAGGTCGGCCCGTTCTGCGTGTGGACGTGGGGCGGTGACAGGCCTGTGACTGTCGCTCTTCCATGAGTCGCCTTTGGTTCTGCTTGGGCTGCATGCTTGCCAGTGCACCTGCTGTCTGTGTCCCGCACAGGAGACGTTCTGCTCTAGCGCTGTGTTTTCGTGCTCACTGTTAGAAACCAGGGTGTAATTTGGGAGTACCAAGTTGTCAGTGCGCCGAGTTTAAAACCAGCGCGTTTGTGTGAGTGTGGGTGTTGAGTGGCCGATGACGGTGCTGATCAAGTTGCTAGTGCGATGGGGCAGACTCACGTCTGTGACGTGTTGGCTTAGAAACACCTTGTCAAGACAGTGTCACCTCACGCCGTTGTTTTGGACTGTAGTGTACGGCCCCATCCCGCACACCTTTGAGGAGGAGTGGGTGGCCAAGCAGACCAAGAGGATGCTCGACATGAAGGTGGCCCCCATCCAGGGCTTCTCGGCCAAGTGGGACTACGACAAGAATGAGTGGAAGAAGTAAGGACCCGCGGTTCCCGAGTCTGCACCTCGCCTGTCCGGTCGCCTCCATGCAGCTCCGCATGCCCACTGGAAGCGCTGTGCTGCAGCACCAGTGCTAATAAACGTGCGGTTACGTGACGGCCTCGTGGGTGGTTCTTTGACGGTAACTGAGTGAAGTGAAGCAGCACTGGACGTGCAGGAGGTTTCTCCCAAGTGTCTGTCAGCAGTCAGTACCTTTCGGGTGTAAGTGAACTGGCAAAAACAAATTGTATAAGGACTAGCatgtgaaaactaaaaatatcaaGTCCTTGGCAAGAGGTTTTTATGAGTAAAATCCCATTACAGTAGCCAGGCTGACAGGTGTCCCTGGGGTCGCTTTTTTCCCGGAACTGTCCCCTTCAGATTGTTGGTGTTGGTTGGAGTGTGTGACCACAAGGCTGGAAAGGGCAGGCTGagttctgtgtctcctgcctgaTTTCCTGACTGTTCTCCACCTCTTTATCTAAGAAGCCACAGTGACGCCAGTGCCAGGCACCCTGCCCTGGCCCCCGGCAGGCAGGCTCCCTGTGGGGGCTCCTGCTGTCCTGTGGTTCTCCTGCTGTCCTGTGGTTCTCCTGCTGTCCTGTGGTTCTCCCTCCCTCACTCTAAAGTCCATTCCCCTCCCTGGATCCTGGGGCccctgcagggggtggggtgcagaACAGATCCCAGAACACAAGCTGCGTGATGGGGGCTGCCGGATAGCCGGTGCAGAGGGGCCTCCCAGCAGCATTGGTGCAGGGGCAGGCAGGCGGGTGGGGGAGGAGCTATAACTGGAGGGGAATTGGGCCCTAGAACTCACACGGGGGAGTGAGATGGAAAGATGGCCATAGGTAGGCTCGTAGGAGCAGGTTTAACTGGAGCCCCCGACCGTGGTGTCTTCTGGCTTGTTCTCAGAGGGCCAGCTGACCCCCTTTCCCCATCTCCCCCAGGCCCTCTGGTGGGAGAGGAAGTGCTGGCGCGGCAGGGTGCAAATCTGGCTGTGAGGACCAGGGGGCTCTGGGTGGCTCGGGCCTCCCCCTCGGCGATGCAGTTTTCAACTCCTTTCCGGGGAGGGCTCCTGTTACAGGACTGACCTGGCCCACCATGTGGCTCTTCTGACCCTTGAGTGGCCCTGGGGGGGCACCTGCCCTGCCCAGGCGCTCGCCGTCTCCTCAGAATGACGGTAAGaggaaggggatcttcccaggttgGAAGTTGGCTAGGGGCTGAGGGTGCTGTCCgagtggggatggggggtggCGGAGGCTGACCCCCAGACTCGGCCTTTCCACTCTGGTGGCTCCACGCAGTCTCCCTGGGCCTGGGGCTTCCCCTAAACACGTTGCAAGCAGTCCTGCACCTGCTTAGCGGATTACCACCTGCACCTGGGTGTCAGACTCCCAAGACGTGACTGGTCTCTCTGTCCttcaaaaaaaaatccctttatttccattttagtaGGGATTCAAGAGGAAGCAAAATGAATGCTCGACCTAGCCCTGCATCTTGAAGCTGGAGGTCTGCTGACCACTTTCCAGATGGTCTGCATGTCCTAGGGGAGTGATGGTGACCACCACCCTTGAACACAACCCTCAGGGCTCACTCTTGGGGCCCCCAGGAGCGCTGAGGACAAGTGAAACAGTGGGCAACATCTTGAGACTACTCACGAGGTCTTGGGAGGGGGTGACGGAACAGGAGGAGGTCGGCGGTGGGAGGCCTTCCCGAGGAGGCAGCGTGTGAGCTGGGGCTTGATGACTGTCACCCACACTTGAGATGGTCACACCTGAAGGACCATGGACAAAGGCCTCAAGGAGGACAGGGCTCACTGGGTTCCAGGACCTGAAAGACGACCTGTGGTTCTGAGCCCCGTGAGCGGGAGGGTGTGGAGAGGAGCTGGCTGGGCCCTTGGAGGTGTGGCCACACAGCTCTCCCAGGGCGTTCAGGGAGACTGCTGTGGCTCCTTGTGTAACGTGAGGTCGGAGCAGGACTTCGAGAACCACTGCGAAGGCCAACGGAGCAGCCACTGGCTTAGCCAGAGGGGCCCCTGTCCTCCAGGAGTGGAGATTGCTGAGTGAGGGTCCCCGACCGGCCCAGGCGCTGCATGTCTGCTGGGGACCGTTGCAGGCCCTGCCGGGGCTGCTGCCCTCACTTGGCATGTGGAGAGCTCCTTGCCAGTTGGAGTGTGCTGTGTCCTAGCCTGCTGTCTTTATCTTGCCTGTCACTCAGGAGTTCACCTTGTGGCCAGCTGGCAGCTTTCTACCCTGTAGAACTTAAAAATCATCAAATACAAATCATCAAATATCAGATACAGGTAACAGCAGATGTATCAAATGTAACCCTGGAAGCCAGAAGGCAATGGAACGGTAATTTGAACGAGAATGATAGAATTAGCTAACCTGTTTAACCccatgtggttcagttcagttcagtcactcagttgtgtccgactctgcgaccccagggactgcagcacgccaggcttccttgcccatcaccaactcctggagctgacTCAAACTCCTGCCCATtcggtcagtgatgccatccaaccatctcatcctctgtcgtccccttctgctgtcaatctttcccagcatcagggtcttttccagtgagtctgctcttcccatcaggtggccaaagtatcagagtttcagcttcagcatcagtcctttcaatgactattcaggagtgaattactttagaatggactggttggatctccttgcagtccaagggactctcaagagtcttctccaacaccacagttcaaaagcatcagttcttcagtcctcagctttctttatagtccaactcacattccatacatgaccactggaaaaaccatagctttgactagaagacctttgttggcaaagtaatgtctctgctttttaatatgctgtctaggttggtcataacttttccaaggaataagcatcttaatttcatggctgcagtcaccatctgcagtgactttggagcccccaaaaataaagtctgccactgtttcccatctatttgctatgaagtgatgggaccagaggccatgatcttagttttctgaatgttaagttttaagccagctttttcattctcctttcacttgcatcaagaggctcttcagttcttcactttttgccattagggtggtgtcatctgcatatctgaggttattggtatttcttctggcaattttgattccagcttgtgctttgtccagtccagcatttctcatgatgtactctgcatataagttaaataagctggttgacaatatacagccttgacatactcctttcccagtttggaaccagtctgttgttccatgt
This genomic interval carries:
- the LOC129632379 gene encoding cytochrome c oxidase subunit 4 isoform 1, mitochondrial, whose translation is MLATRVFSLIGRRAISTSVCVRAHGSVVKSEDYALPGYVDRRDYPLPDVAHIKNLSAGQKALKEKEKASWSSLSIDEKVELYRLKFKESFAEMNRSTNEWKTVVGAAMFFIGFTALLLIWEKHYVYGPIPHTFEEEWVAKQTKRMLDMKVAPIQGFSAKWDYDKNEWKK